One Helicobacter pylori genomic window, ACACTTCTTAAAGATTTTTGCCCCTTTAAGCCTAAAAGCTCCAATTCTAAAGGGCGCACGATGTTGTTTTCCATTTCTTCAGGGCTAGAGCCAGGGAGTTTTAAAATGATTTTGACTTGAGTGGGCGAAATATCCGGGAAAGCGTCCACTGGAGTGTTGATAAAACTATAAGTCCCAAAAAATAAAATAAGAATCGCGCCAACAATCACGATCACTCTTTGGCGTAAGGAAAATTCAATGATAGAAGCGAGCATCATTCCTCCCCTAAATTGTTGATCATGCCTTTTAACCCTATCAATGACCCCACTGCCACGCTGTCATTAGGGTGTAAATTTTGAGCGCTCACGATAAAAATCTTGCTGCGCTCTTCTAAAACTTGAACCACCACAGGCTTAAAACCTTTAGGCGTCCTCACAAACACCAGGTAATCCTTTCCGTTTCTAATCAAAGCGTTTGAAGGGATCAAAACCGAGCCTTTAGGCTGTGAGCCTTGAATATACATTTCTACCATTTCCCCCACATGGTAATTGCCCTCATCTAATAAAGCGGTGGCTAAAATCGTGTTAGAGCCTTTGTCTAACACCACCGAAACGCTTTGAATCTTTCCAATTTTTTCCCCCTCTTCATTATAGACCGGCGAATCTCTTTTAATGGATTTAGAAACGCCTACAGGCAATTTAATTTGAGCGATCAAATCATCGCTTTTTGAAATACGCACATAACTAGTGAAAGCTAAAATCTTCTCGCCCACATTTTTAGGCGCTAACGCTAAAAGACCGCTATCGCTAGCCACAATCCTAAAACCATACTGCCCTTTAGGGTTTTTAGGATCCACGCCAAAGCTTTTAAACGCGCTCTCTAATTGTTCCACCTTTAAGCCCATTTCCTGGCTGGCTAAAAAGCTAGTTTGGTACTCCCTTTTAGGGATCACCCCGGCCCTATAAAGCTCTAAATCTTTTTTAGTGATATCTTTAGCAATTTTTAATTTATTTTGGTTGTTTTGCAATTCAAAATACAAATTGCTCAAATCAATAGAGCTCACTTCACCGATCGCATCTCCAGCTTTCACCTGCTCGCCCTCTCTTTTATAAACAGCGACCACAGACGCATCAAAGCTCAAGCTCTGCACCACAGAGCTTTTACTATCAAAATCAATATAAGCGTTAAAAGGAAGCCCTTTACTGAAAATTTCTTTATCTAATTTAACAACCTTTAACCCCATGGGTTGCAAGTTTTTTTCTTCTAAAACAATTTCTGGATACTCTTTGGCTTTTAAAGAAACACCCATTGAAAAAACGCCCATTAACATCAGCCACCATAACGCCCGCTTCAATGCAATTCTCCTAATCTGGTCAAACTCTCCCCTAAAGTCTCTTCTAAAAGCGCGCTAATATCAATGTATTCAATCTTGGCTTCCGCTAGAGTGATGAGAGCGTCCATGTAAGAATTTTGATAAATCAAGTATTCAAAAAGCCCGATTTTTTGGGCCTCATAAGCGATGCGCCCCATTTCCATCAAACGCTTCTTATTGGCAATGGCTTCTTTTTGGGTTTCAATGTATGCTTCTTTGTTTTTGAGCTGGTTTAAGTAGGAGTTGGCGTTGATTCGTATGTTTCGTTTCATCACTTCATTTTGCGCGAGCGTCCCGCTTTGCAAATCCAAGAATTTACGCTTTTGATAGATATTTTTAGGCGTTACCGGTAAAGGGATATGCACTTCTATAGAAAGGTTAGTGGAAGAGTTATAGCTTTCAGAGCCAATCCCAAATTCAAATGCATTAAACACGTCTCTATTAGCTAGTTTCGCATTCACTTGATAATCTTTAGCCGTCAAATCCAAAATATCCACATACAACGAGCGATCCAATTTGAACTTTAAAGCTTCAGGTTCTAAGCGCACGTATTCAAAATCCAAACCAATCACCTTGACATCATGCAAATGGTCTAAATAAGTGTCAAAATGCGCCCCCTCTTTGACCGGCTCCACAATCGCGAGCATCGTGTCTAGCATTTTTTCTAAATCTATGAGTTTGGTTTCCACATTGGTTTTAGCGAGTTTGGATTCCAAATAAGAATTATTGAAGTTGATATAATCTTTTTCGCTCATGCTGCCGGCTTTGACTTTTTCTTTAGCGATTTTGAGCTGCGAATAAAAGTTCGCTTCTCGTTGCACATACACCTGATACTTTTCCTTAGTCATCACATAAGTCAAATACAAGCGTTTAGCGCCAATAAAAGCGAGATTTTTATTTAATTGATAGCTTTTATCGTATTGAATGGTTTTAATAGAAAGGCTTTTAGATAAAAGCGAGCTCACCCATGGGAGCTTGGGCCTTACCATTAAAAGGGTTCTGGGCTGCGCTTCTACAATGCCTTGGAAGTTTTTCACCATAGAAGTTTCATTATAAATATAGGGGAAATCCCAAGCGTTTACGGAGCGTTGCTCATTCAAACGGCTTTTAAAATCGGCTTTTTTGCCGATCAACTCCATTGAATTAATTTCTACTTCTTTAAAAAACTCTTGTAGGGTAAAGATTTTCGCGCTAAGCATGCCCGCACTAAACATGCTCATTAAAAAAGTTACCCCCAAAAAACGCTGGACTTTGCGTTTGACAGCATTAAATCGCAATTTCTTTAATATCCCCAATTTCTAAGAAACTTTGATACACGCCCCACAAGAAATTTTTACGATTTTTTTGGATTTCTATATCTTTATCCATGACTAGCACGCTTTTAAAATATTCTTCTAAAGGCGCATGCAAACTGAAATAAGCCTCTATTTTGCTATCCAAACTCTCAAAAGCGCTCGTTTTGATCGCATTGAACGCTTCAAAAAGGGCATGCTCTTGTAATTCTTTGAAAAGACTCGTAGAAAACCCGCTTGATTCGTTAGGGTTTCTGTCTTTATTGATATTGGCTAGGCGTTTGAAAGCGCTAAAAAGCAACTCTTTTTTTTGAGTGTTCTTAGGATCGTCTAAAAAGCGTTTTAAGGCTTTGACTTTTTGAATGATTTTAACAATGTCTCGCTCGTTGGTGTTTAACACGCTCCTTATAATAGAGGGGTTACAATCTATTAAATTATGAAAGCGCTCCAGTAAAAACTTCTCTAAAATCTCTAAATCAAAGCTTTGATAAACGCCCACTTTTTCAAAGAGATTTTTTAAATCCGCTTTCAAGTCAAATTCTAACCCGTAATGCGCGATGATTTTCAATAGCCCAAAACTCAAGCGCCTTAAAGCAAAAGGATCTTTAGATCCGCTAGGGATTTTACCCACACTAAAAAGAGAAAACAGGCTGTCTAATTTCAAGCTCAAAGCCACGATTGAACTAAAAACGCTAGAGGGCAAGGGAGCGTTTTCGCTTGCGGGCAAATACTGCTCTTTCACACTCAAGGCGACTAACTCGTTTTCATTTTGTTTCAAAGCGTAGTAATAGCCCATGATCCCTTGAAGCTCGCTAAATTCATACACCACTTCACTGAGTAAATCCGCCTTAGCGATTTGAACGGCTCTTTTAACCAATTCAAGGGCTTTTTCTAAAGGCATGTTTAAAGATGGAGCGTATTTTTGCGTCAAATATTGAGCGATGATTGATTCGCGCTCCATTTTATCTTTTAAAGTCCCTAAACCTTGCACAAAAACCACGCTCTCTAAAAGGGCGTTATCTAAAGGCTTTTTGAGATCGTTTTCATAAAAGAAAACCGCATCGCTCAAGCGGGCTTTTAAAACCTTTTGATTGCCTAAAATGATTTTTTGCTTGTCTTTATTGATAGCGTTGCTCACCACAACAAAGCCGTTGTGTAATGTTGGGCTTTCTTCTTGGCTTTTTTGACTAAAAGCCGCAAAATAGCGCTGGTTTTCTTTCATGGAAGTGATAATGATTTCACTGGGTAATTTTAAAAACGCCTTGTCAAACTCCCCTAAAAGCGCGCTGGGGTATTCTGTGATCGCCACAACCTCATCTAATAGATCCCTATCTATTTCTACGCTAATGTGATGCTTTGTTTCTAATTCTTTAATTTCTTGTAAGATTTTCGCTTCGCGCTTTTTAGGGTCTAAAATGACATGGTTTTTTTCTAAAACTTCAAAATACGCTTTAGGGCTATCCACTTCAATAAAATCAAAACCCTCTTGTCGGTGCACTTTCGTGGCTTGTTTGGTTTTAAAACCATACTCTTTGACTTCAATATCGTTAAAATTTTCCCCATTAAACAACACGCAAATATTATGAATGGGTCTGATAAAGCTTTTTTCCACATTGCCCCAACGCATAGACTTCCCGAAATTCAAACCCTCTAAAAACTCTAACACAATGGGCATGATTAAATCTTTTGTAGGCTCTTTTTCATGGATTTTAGCATGATAAAGCACCTCTTTATTGTTTTTAAACGCTGTTTGGAAATGCTTGGGATCCTTTAGTCCTAATTTTTGATAAAACCCTAAACCTAGAGCGTTCAACCCTTGCGTTTTATCTTGATGATTGCATGCGATTTTAATGGGAGGCCCAAAAAATTCCTCTTTAGTTTCTTGGGTTAAAAGAGGAAAGTCTTTGATAAACAAACACAAGCGCCTGGGGGTGTAAAAAACCTCTATATTTCCCACTTCTAAAGCGCGTTTTTGAAAAAGAGCGTGGAGTTTTTTAGGCATTTCTTTATATTCATTCAATAACGCTTGCGCGGGCAATTCTTCAACTAAAATCTCTACTAACAATTCATCTGAATGCAAAATCTCAATTCTCCCTAAAAAACAAAATCACTTTTAAGACTAAATCATGTTAGAATTATACTTGAATTTATTTTTAGTTTAGTTTATTTTTTAAATACAAAAGGTAGGCGTTTTGAAACATTTGACCCCACTCACTCACACCCTTTTTAAAGCCTTATGGCTAGGTGTAGCCTTAAGCGCATCTTTAAGCTTAGTTGCAGCAGAAAGCCCCACTAAAACAGAGCCTAAGCCCACTAAGGGGGTTAAAAACAAACCCAAATCGCCCGTTACTAAAGTCATGATGACCAATTGCGACAACCTTAAAGATTTTAACGCTAAGCAAAAAGAAGTCTTAAAAGCCGCTTATCAATTCGGCTCTAAAGAAAATTTAGGCTATGAAATGGCAGGCATTGCATGGAAAGAATCATGCGCAGGGGTTTATAAAATCAATTTTTCGGATCCGAGCGCGGGCGTGTATCATTCTTATATCCCTAGCGTTCTAAAAAGCTATGGGCATAATGATAGCCCCTTTTTGCGTAATGCGATGGGGGAATTGCTCATTAAAGACGATGCGTTTGCTTCTGAAGTGGCTTTAAAAGAGTTGCTCTATTGGAAAACACGCTACCATGACAATTTAAAAGACATGATTAAATCTTATAACAAGGGCAGTCGTTGGGAAAAAAACGAAAAATCTAACGCTGATGCTGAAAAATATTACGAAGAGATACAAGACAGGATTAGGCGTTTGAAAGAATCTAAAATCTTTGATTCGCAGTCTAGTAATGACCAAGAATTGCAAAAAAGCGCTAATAGCAACCTAGATTTAGACCCTATCGGCAACGCCATGCCCCAAACTTTAGCCGCCCAAAAATCTCAAATAGAAAAATCTCAAATAGAGGAAACCCAAGCAGAAAAACCCCGAGAAATGAAAGAGACAACTAGCGAGCAAACAGCCAACAAGCCAGAAAAAGCAAAAGATAAACCCATGTATTTGGCTCAAATCAACAGCACTGATTTCACAACCGTTAAAAAAAGTCATCAAAAACCGGCTAAAGCGAGTCCAAAACGCTTCTCTAAAAATAACATTAAAAATAATGTAAAAAGCAACACCAAAACCGCTTCCAAAAAACAAGAAGTGTGCAAAAATTGCTCTCCAGGGCAAAGGAATGCGATTTTAGCTAACCACATCACTCTCATGCAAGAGCTTTAAAAAGTCCTAAAAATGGTGCAAAAAACTCTTTTGATTATCACTGATGGCATTGGGTATCGTAAAGATAGCGATCATAACGCTTTCTTCCATGCCAAAAAACCCACTTATGATTTGATGTTTAAAACCTTGCCTTATAGCCTGATTGATACGCATGGCTTGAGCGTGGGTTTACCTGAAGGGCAAATGGGAAATTCTGAAGTGGGGCATATGTGTATTGGGGCTGGTAGGGTACTTTATCAGGATTTAGTCAAAATTTCTTTAAACCTTCAAAACGATGACCTAAAAAACAACCCCGCTTTTTTAAACACGATCCAAAAAAGCCCTGTGGTGCATCTTATGGGTTTGATGAGCGATGGGGGCGTGCATTCACACATTGAGCATTTTATCGCTCTGGCTTTAGAGTGTGAAAAATCCCATAAAAAAGTCTTTCTGCATTTAATCACCGATGGGCGCGATGTCGCTCCTAAAAGCGCTTTAACTTATTTAGAAACCATGCAAAATATCTGCAATGAAAACATTCAAATCGCTACCATAGGCGGTCGTTTTTATGCGATGGATAGGGATAATCGCTTTGAAAGGATTGAACTTGCGTATCATAGCTTAATGGGGCTTAATCACACGCCTTTAAGCCCTAGCGAGTATATCCAAAGCCAATACGATAAAAATATCACTGATGAATTTATCATGCCCGCTTGTTTTAAAAATTATTGCGGCATGCAAGATGATGAAAGCTTCATTTTTATCAATTTCAGGAATGATAGGGCTAGAGAAATCGTGAGCGCTTTAGGCCAAAAGGAATTTAGCGGCTTTAAACGCCAAGCTTTTAAAAAACTCCATATCGCTACCATGACGCCTTATGATAACACTTTCCCCTACCCTGTTTTATTCCCCAAAGAAAGCGTTCAAAACACGCTCGCTGAAGTGGTGTCTCAACACAATCTGACCCAAAGCCATATCGCTGAAACTGAAAAATACGCGCATGTAACCTTTTTCATCAACGGCGGAGTGGAGACGCCTTTTAAAAATGAAAACCGAGTGCTTATCCAAAGCCCTAAAGTTACCACTTATGATTTAAAGCCTGAAATGAGCGCTAAAGAAGTAACCCTTGCGGTGTTAGAGCAAATGAAACTAGGCACGGATTTGATCATTGTGAATTTTGCCAATGGCGACATGGTGGGGCATACGGGGAATTTTGAAGCGAGCATCAAAGCGGTAGAAGCAGTGGATGCATGCTTAGGGGAAATCCTTTCACTAGCTAAAGAATTGGATTACGCCATGCTTTTAACAAGCGATCATGGGAATTGCGAACGCATGAAAGATGAAAACCAAAACCCCTTAACCAACCACACCGCTGGGAGCGTGTATTGCTTTGTTTTAGGGAATGGGGTCAAATCCATTAAAAACGGAGCCTTAAACAATATCGCTAGTAGCGTGTTAAAGCTCATGGGCCTTAAAGCCCCAGCAACGATGGACGAACCCTTATTTTAAACTAAAGGAAAAGAA contains:
- a CDS encoding TolC family protein, encoding MRFNAVKRKVQRFLGVTFLMSMFSAGMLSAKIFTLQEFFKEVEINSMELIGKKADFKSRLNEQRSVNAWDFPYIYNETSMVKNFQGIVEAQPRTLLMVRPKLPWVSSLLSKSLSIKTIQYDKSYQLNKNLAFIGAKRLYLTYVMTKEKYQVYVQREANFYSQLKIAKEKVKAGSMSEKDYINFNNSYLESKLAKTNVETKLIDLEKMLDTMLAIVEPVKEGAHFDTYLDHLHDVKVIGLDFEYVRLEPEALKFKLDRSLYVDILDLTAKDYQVNAKLANRDVFNAFEFGIGSESYNSSTNLSIEVHIPLPVTPKNIYQKRKFLDLQSGTLAQNEVMKRNIRINANSYLNQLKNKEAYIETQKEAIANKKRLMEMGRIAYEAQKIGLFEYLIYQNSYMDALITLAEAKIEYIDISALLEETLGESLTRLGELH
- the glyS gene encoding glycine--tRNA ligase subunit beta is translated as MHSDELLVEILVEELPAQALLNEYKEMPKKLHALFQKRALEVGNIEVFYTPRRLCLFIKDFPLLTQETKEEFFGPPIKIACNHQDKTQGLNALGLGFYQKLGLKDPKHFQTAFKNNKEVLYHAKIHEKEPTKDLIMPIVLEFLEGLNFGKSMRWGNVEKSFIRPIHNICVLFNGENFNDIEVKEYGFKTKQATKVHRQEGFDFIEVDSPKAYFEVLEKNHVILDPKKREAKILQEIKELETKHHISVEIDRDLLDEVVAITEYPSALLGEFDKAFLKLPSEIIITSMKENQRYFAAFSQKSQEESPTLHNGFVVVSNAINKDKQKIILGNQKVLKARLSDAVFFYENDLKKPLDNALLESVVFVQGLGTLKDKMERESIIAQYLTQKYAPSLNMPLEKALELVKRAVQIAKADLLSEVVYEFSELQGIMGYYYALKQNENELVALSVKEQYLPASENAPLPSSVFSSIVALSLKLDSLFSLFSVGKIPSGSKDPFALRRLSFGLLKIIAHYGLEFDLKADLKNLFEKVGVYQSFDLEILEKFLLERFHNLIDCNPSIIRSVLNTNERDIVKIIQKVKALKRFLDDPKNTQKKELLFSAFKRLANINKDRNPNESSGFSTSLFKELQEHALFEAFNAIKTSAFESLDSKIEAYFSLHAPLEEYFKSVLVMDKDIEIQKNRKNFLWGVYQSFLEIGDIKEIAI
- the gpmI gene encoding 2,3-bisphosphoglycerate-independent phosphoglycerate mutase, which produces MVQKTLLIITDGIGYRKDSDHNAFFHAKKPTYDLMFKTLPYSLIDTHGLSVGLPEGQMGNSEVGHMCIGAGRVLYQDLVKISLNLQNDDLKNNPAFLNTIQKSPVVHLMGLMSDGGVHSHIEHFIALALECEKSHKKVFLHLITDGRDVAPKSALTYLETMQNICNENIQIATIGGRFYAMDRDNRFERIELAYHSLMGLNHTPLSPSEYIQSQYDKNITDEFIMPACFKNYCGMQDDESFIFINFRNDRAREIVSALGQKEFSGFKRQAFKKLHIATMTPYDNTFPYPVLFPKESVQNTLAEVVSQHNLTQSHIAETEKYAHVTFFINGGVETPFKNENRVLIQSPKVTTYDLKPEMSAKEVTLAVLEQMKLGTDLIIVNFANGDMVGHTGNFEASIKAVEAVDACLGEILSLAKELDYAMLLTSDHGNCERMKDENQNPLTNHTAGSVYCFVLGNGVKSIKNGALNNIASSVLKLMGLKAPATMDEPLF
- a CDS encoding efflux RND transporter periplasmic adaptor subunit, with the protein product MKRALWWLMLMGVFSMGVSLKAKEYPEIVLEEKNLQPMGLKVVKLDKEIFSKGLPFNAYIDFDSKSSVVQSLSFDASVVAVYKREGEQVKAGDAIGEVSSIDLSNLYFELQNNQNKLKIAKDITKKDLELYRAGVIPKREYQTSFLASQEMGLKVEQLESAFKSFGVDPKNPKGQYGFRIVASDSGLLALAPKNVGEKILAFTSYVRISKSDDLIAQIKLPVGVSKSIKRDSPVYNEEGEKIGKIQSVSVVLDKGSNTILATALLDEGNYHVGEMVEMYIQGSQPKGSVLIPSNALIRNGKDYLVFVRTPKGFKPVVVQVLEERSKIFIVSAQNLHPNDSVAVGSLIGLKGMINNLGEE